The following proteins are encoded in a genomic region of Vibrio tasmaniensis:
- the fadB gene encoding fatty acid oxidation complex subunit alpha FadB, producing the protein MIYQANTLQVKELQDGIAELSFCAPASVNKLDLATLESLDKALDALNAHAGLRGLILTSNKDAFIVGADITEFLGLFAKPEAELDEWLRFANSIFSKLEDLPVPTLSMMRGHALGGGCECVLATDFRIGDKTTSIGLPETKLGIMPGFGGCVRLPRVIGADSAMEIITQGKACRADEALKVGLLDAIVETDQLLESAINTVSLAANEKLDWQLRRKQKTSALSLSKLEAMMSFTMAKGLVAQKAGPHYPAPITSVIAIEEAARSDRDAALDIERKHFVKLAKSEEAKALVGLFLNDQYIKGLAKQAGKSANKATERAAVLGAGIMGGGIAYQSALKGVPVMMKDIAQASLDLGMNEASKLLNKRLSRGRLDGFKMAGILSSITPSLHYAGVEQSDVIVEAVVENPKVKAAVLSEVEGLVGEDTVLTSNTSTIPINLLAKSLKRPENFCGMHFFNPVHRMPLVEIIRGEHTSEETINRVVAYAAKMGKSPIVVNDCPGFFVNRVLFPYFGGFSMLLRDGADFTKIDKVMERKFGWPMGPAYLLDVVGLDTAHHAQAVMAQGFPERMGKEGRDAIDALYVAEKYGQKNGSGFYTYSVDKRGRPKKTFSEDILPILADVCQQPQDFDDQTIIQRVMIPMINEVVLCLEEGIIATPQEADMALVYGLGFPPFRGGVFRYLDSVGIGNFVEMAKSYQDLGAMYQVPQLLLDMAAKGESFYDGQQASSL; encoded by the coding sequence ATGATTTACCAAGCTAACACCTTACAGGTAAAGGAATTACAAGACGGTATTGCAGAACTTAGCTTCTGTGCGCCAGCCTCTGTAAACAAACTCGACCTTGCTACTTTAGAATCACTAGATAAAGCGTTAGATGCTCTTAATGCTCACGCTGGATTACGTGGTTTAATCTTAACTTCAAACAAAGACGCGTTCATCGTAGGCGCAGACATCACTGAATTTCTTGGCCTATTTGCTAAGCCAGAAGCAGAACTTGATGAATGGTTAAGATTCGCGAATTCAATCTTCAGCAAGCTCGAAGACCTTCCTGTCCCAACTCTTTCAATGATGCGTGGCCATGCCCTAGGTGGCGGCTGTGAATGTGTCTTAGCGACCGATTTCCGTATTGGTGACAAGACCACCAGCATAGGCCTACCAGAAACCAAACTTGGCATCATGCCTGGCTTTGGTGGTTGTGTACGCCTGCCACGTGTTATCGGTGCTGACAGCGCAATGGAAATTATCACGCAAGGCAAAGCATGCCGTGCAGATGAAGCACTTAAAGTTGGCTTGTTAGATGCGATTGTTGAAACAGACCAACTATTAGAATCAGCGATTAACACTGTTTCTCTAGCAGCCAATGAGAAACTTGATTGGCAGCTACGCCGTAAACAAAAAACATCAGCGCTTTCACTAAGCAAACTAGAAGCGATGATGAGCTTTACTATGGCTAAGGGCTTAGTGGCTCAAAAAGCAGGGCCTCATTACCCAGCACCAATCACTTCGGTAATTGCTATTGAAGAAGCAGCGCGCAGCGATCGCGATGCGGCGTTAGACATCGAACGTAAACACTTCGTTAAGCTAGCAAAATCTGAGGAAGCAAAAGCATTAGTTGGCTTATTCCTGAATGACCAATACATCAAAGGCCTAGCGAAACAAGCGGGTAAGTCTGCCAACAAAGCGACTGAACGTGCTGCGGTACTTGGTGCTGGCATCATGGGTGGCGGTATTGCTTACCAATCAGCATTGAAAGGCGTGCCAGTGATGATGAAAGACATCGCACAAGCATCACTTGATCTAGGAATGAATGAAGCTTCTAAGCTGTTGAATAAACGCTTATCGCGCGGTCGTCTCGATGGATTCAAGATGGCAGGTATTCTGTCTTCTATTACTCCAAGCCTACATTACGCAGGTGTTGAGCAATCCGATGTGATTGTGGAAGCGGTAGTAGAGAACCCTAAAGTAAAGGCAGCCGTACTGAGCGAAGTAGAAGGTTTGGTTGGTGAAGACACGGTTCTAACATCAAATACCTCAACGATTCCGATTAACCTGTTAGCGAAATCTTTGAAGCGCCCAGAGAACTTCTGTGGCATGCACTTCTTTAACCCAGTACACCGCATGCCTTTGGTTGAGATCATCCGTGGCGAGCATACTTCAGAAGAAACGATCAATCGCGTGGTTGCTTACGCAGCGAAAATGGGGAAATCCCCTATCGTTGTTAATGACTGCCCTGGCTTCTTCGTAAACCGTGTACTTTTCCCTTACTTTGGCGGTTTCAGCATGTTGCTACGCGACGGTGCTGACTTCACTAAGATTGATAAAGTCATGGAGCGCAAGTTCGGTTGGCCAATGGGCCCTGCGTACCTATTAGACGTTGTTGGCCTAGACACAGCACACCACGCACAAGCTGTAATGGCACAAGGTTTCCCAGAGCGTATGGGCAAAGAAGGTCGTGATGCAATTGACGCGCTTTACGTCGCTGAGAAATACGGCCAGAAGAACGGCAGCGGTTTCTACACGTACAGCGTAGACAAACGCGGTCGCCCGAAGAAAACCTTCTCTGAAGACATTCTTCCTATCTTGGCTGACGTATGCCAACAGCCACAAGACTTTGATGACCAGACAATTATCCAACGTGTGATGATTCCTATGATCAACGAAGTGGTGCTTTGTTTAGAAGAAGGCATCATCGCGACACCGCAAGAAGCGGATATGGCACTGGTTTACGGTTTAGGCTTCCCTCCATTTAGAGGCGGCGTATTCCGCTACTTAGACAGTGTGGGTATTGGTAACTTCGTTGAAATGGCGAAGAGCTACCAAGACTTAGGTGCAATGTACCAAGTTCCTCAACTATTGCTTGATATGGCAGCGAAAGGCGAAAGCTTTTACGACGGCCAACAAGCCAGTTCTCTGTAA
- the fadA gene encoding acetyl-CoA C-acyltransferase FadA, translated as MNNVVVVDCLRTPMGRSKGGAFRHTRAEDLSAHLMKGILERNPEVNPVEIEDIYWGCVQQTLEQGFNVARNAALLAGLPIEIGAVTVNRLCGSSMQALHDAARSIMVGDAEICLIGGVEHMGHVPMNHGVDFHPGMSKHVAKAAGMMGLTAEMLGKMHGISREDQDAFAARSHARAQAATVEGRFKNEILPTEAHAADGSLFTLDYDEVIRPETTVEGLSQLRPVFDPANGTVTAGTSSALSDGASAMLIMSEDKANALGLKIRARVKSMAIAGCDPSIMGYGPVPATQKALKRAGLNIEDMGVIELNEAFAAQSLPCAKDLGLLDVVDEKVNLNGGAIALGHPLGCSGSRISTTLINLMEAQDVKYGLATMCIGLGQGIATVFERP; from the coding sequence ATGAATAATGTAGTTGTTGTTGATTGCCTTCGTACCCCAATGGGACGTTCCAAAGGTGGAGCTTTCCGTCACACTCGTGCTGAAGATCTATCGGCACATTTGATGAAAGGCATTTTAGAGCGCAACCCAGAAGTAAACCCTGTCGAAATTGAAGACATTTACTGGGGTTGTGTACAACAAACGCTAGAGCAAGGCTTTAACGTGGCTCGTAACGCTGCTTTGCTTGCTGGCCTACCGATTGAAATTGGTGCGGTAACGGTGAACCGTTTATGTGGTTCATCTATGCAAGCTTTGCATGATGCTGCTCGTTCAATCATGGTTGGAGATGCAGAAATCTGCTTGATCGGTGGTGTAGAACACATGGGGCATGTACCTATGAACCACGGTGTCGATTTCCACCCTGGCATGTCTAAGCACGTAGCAAAAGCAGCAGGAATGATGGGCTTAACGGCTGAGATGCTTGGCAAGATGCATGGCATCAGCCGTGAAGACCAAGATGCATTCGCAGCACGCTCACACGCTCGAGCTCAAGCAGCAACGGTTGAAGGTCGTTTCAAAAACGAAATCCTACCAACCGAAGCTCACGCAGCAGATGGTTCTCTGTTCACTCTGGATTACGATGAAGTCATTCGTCCAGAAACAACAGTTGAAGGTCTATCTCAACTTCGTCCTGTATTCGACCCAGCAAACGGAACGGTAACAGCAGGTACTTCATCAGCATTGTCTGATGGTGCATCGGCAATGCTGATCATGAGTGAAGATAAAGCCAACGCGCTTGGCCTTAAGATCCGCGCTCGCGTGAAGTCGATGGCTATCGCAGGTTGTGATCCTTCAATCATGGGTTACGGTCCAGTACCGGCGACTCAAAAAGCGTTAAAACGTGCAGGTCTGAACATTGAAGATATGGGCGTTATTGAGCTCAACGAAGCGTTCGCTGCTCAATCTCTGCCATGTGCTAAAGATCTCGGTCTATTGGATGTAGTTGACGAGAAAGTTAACCTTAACGGCGGTGCGATTGCACTCGGTCACCCACTGGGTTGTTCTGGATCTCGTATATCGACAACGCTAATCAATCTGATGGAAGCGCAAGACGTGAAATACGGCTTAGCGACCATGTGTATTGGTTTAGGCCAAGGTATTGCAACGGTATTTGAACGCCCATAG
- the hemG gene encoding menaquinone-dependent protoporphyrinogen IX dehydrogenase produces MAKALFLYSSREGQTKKILNYIKEEMSEFECELQDLHTIGNVDFARYDRVLIGASIRYGHLNKKLYQFIDANLVQLQSNKVAFFCVNLTARKEDQGKDTPEGSAYIKKFLLKSPWQPTLIGVFAGALYYPRYNWFDKTMIRFIMNMTGGETDTTKEVEYTNWEKVSLFTEKLKNM; encoded by the coding sequence GTGGCAAAAGCTCTATTTTTGTATTCAAGCCGTGAAGGCCAGACCAAGAAAATCTTGAACTATATAAAAGAAGAAATGAGTGAGTTCGAATGTGAGCTTCAAGATCTGCACACTATTGGTAACGTTGACTTTGCTAGGTACGACAGAGTGTTGATTGGTGCATCGATTCGTTACGGCCACCTTAATAAGAAGTTATATCAGTTTATTGATGCCAATCTTGTTCAGCTGCAATCAAACAAGGTCGCTTTCTTCTGCGTTAACTTAACGGCTCGTAAAGAAGACCAAGGTAAAGATACCCCAGAAGGTAGTGCTTATATTAAGAAGTTTCTTCTCAAGTCACCGTGGCAGCCGACTTTGATCGGTGTATTCGCGGGTGCCCTCTATTATCCTCGTTATAATTGGTTCGATAAAACTATGATTCGCTTCATTATGAATATGACAGGTGGAGAAACGGATACAACCAAGGAAGTTGAGTACACGAACTGGGAAAAAGTCTCTTTGTTCACTGAAAAACTAAAGAATATGTAA
- a CDS encoding YigZ family protein, translating into MNEQPYLIPSASALFEEEIKKSVFITHLAHTPSVEAAKQFVEQVKKEHSSARHNCWGFAAGRPEDSMKWGFSDDGEPSGTAGKPILAQLSGSGIGELTAVVTRYSGGIKLGTGGLVKAYGGGVQQALKLLQTIEKKITTKLRLELDYGFVPIAQSIMAQHQAVEVQADYGVQVELIIEIELLQVDSFTQTMINKSGAKALVTKVKDN; encoded by the coding sequence ATGAATGAACAGCCCTATTTAATACCGTCTGCGTCGGCCCTGTTTGAAGAAGAGATAAAGAAGAGCGTCTTCATTACTCATCTTGCTCATACTCCAAGTGTAGAAGCTGCTAAACAGTTCGTAGAACAGGTAAAAAAAGAGCATTCATCAGCGCGACATAATTGTTGGGGTTTTGCTGCTGGGCGACCTGAAGACTCAATGAAATGGGGCTTTAGTGACGATGGAGAGCCATCTGGTACTGCGGGTAAGCCTATCTTGGCGCAACTGTCTGGTTCTGGTATCGGTGAACTGACGGCCGTTGTCACTCGTTATTCAGGCGGAATCAAGCTTGGAACTGGTGGCCTAGTAAAGGCTTATGGTGGTGGAGTACAACAAGCTCTCAAGCTGCTTCAAACTATCGAGAAAAAAATAACCACAAAATTACGGCTAGAGTTAGACTATGGCTTTGTGCCAATCGCGCAATCCATTATGGCTCAGCATCAGGCTGTTGAAGTCCAAGCGGATTATGGTGTTCAAGTTGAGCTTATTATTGAAATAGAGCTCCTTCAGGTAGATTCGTTTACCCAAACCATGATCAATAAAAGCGGTGCTAAGGCACTGGTAACGAAAGTTAAAGACAACTAG
- a CDS encoding TrkH family potassium uptake protein: MQFRSIIRIVGLLLALFSVSMLAPALVALIYRDGAGVPFVTTFFVLLFCGATCWFPNRRYKHELKARDGFLIVVLFWTVIGSAGALPFLIADNPSVSVTDAFFESFSALTTTGATVIVGLDDLPKAILFYRQFLQWFGGMGIIVLAVAILPVLGIGGMQLYRAEIPGPVKDSKMTPRIAETAKALWYIYLSLTIACAVAFWLAGMSFFDAISHSFSTIAIGGFSTHDASMGYFNSPAINMITVVFLLISACNYSLHFAAFASGGVHPKYYWKDPEFRAFIFIQVVLFLVCFLLLLNHHSYDSYYDAFDQALFQTVSISTTAGFTTTGFSEWPLFLPVLLLFSSFIGGCAGSTGGGMKVIRILLLTLQGAREMKRLVHPRAVYTIKVGGSALPQRVVDAVWGFFSAYALVFVVCMLALIATGMDELSAFSAVAATLNNLGPGLGEVAMHFGDVNDKAKWVLIVSMLFGRLEIFTLLILLTPTFWRS, translated from the coding sequence ATGCAATTTCGCTCAATTATTCGAATCGTCGGATTATTATTAGCACTTTTTAGTGTATCAATGCTCGCACCTGCGCTCGTCGCACTGATCTATAGAGATGGTGCGGGTGTGCCATTTGTGACGACTTTCTTCGTTCTATTATTTTGTGGAGCAACTTGCTGGTTTCCAAACCGACGCTATAAACATGAATTGAAGGCGCGAGATGGCTTTCTCATTGTGGTGTTGTTCTGGACGGTAATCGGTAGTGCTGGTGCGCTGCCGTTTTTGATCGCGGATAATCCGAGTGTTTCGGTTACTGACGCCTTTTTTGAATCGTTTTCTGCATTAACGACGACAGGTGCAACCGTAATCGTTGGCCTCGATGACCTACCTAAGGCAATTCTATTTTATCGCCAATTCCTGCAATGGTTTGGTGGTATGGGTATCATCGTATTGGCGGTAGCCATCCTTCCTGTTCTGGGTATCGGTGGTATGCAGCTATATCGCGCTGAAATCCCAGGCCCTGTAAAAGACAGTAAGATGACTCCGCGTATTGCTGAAACGGCAAAAGCGCTCTGGTACATCTATCTGAGCTTAACTATTGCTTGTGCGGTAGCGTTTTGGCTTGCAGGTATGAGTTTCTTCGATGCTATTAGTCATAGTTTCTCAACCATTGCGATTGGTGGCTTCTCGACTCACGATGCAAGTATGGGCTACTTCAATAGCCCTGCTATCAACATGATCACGGTCGTGTTCCTTCTTATTTCTGCGTGTAACTATTCTCTTCACTTTGCGGCCTTTGCTTCAGGTGGCGTGCATCCCAAGTATTACTGGAAAGATCCTGAGTTCCGCGCCTTTATCTTTATTCAAGTCGTCCTATTCTTAGTTTGTTTCTTGTTACTGCTGAATCATCACTCTTACGATTCGTATTATGATGCTTTCGATCAGGCGTTGTTCCAGACAGTATCTATTTCAACAACCGCAGGCTTCACCACCACCGGTTTCTCTGAGTGGCCGTTATTCTTACCTGTGCTGCTTCTGTTCTCTTCTTTTATAGGTGGTTGTGCAGGTTCAACGGGTGGCGGTATGAAAGTCATTCGAATATTACTGCTTACCTTGCAAGGTGCTCGTGAAATGAAGCGTCTTGTTCACCCGCGAGCTGTCTATACCATCAAGGTTGGTGGTTCGGCACTACCACAACGTGTCGTGGATGCGGTTTGGGGCTTCTTCTCTGCATACGCATTGGTTTTTGTGGTTTGTATGTTGGCTCTTATTGCTACGGGAATGGATGAGCTAAGCGCTTTCTCTGCTGTAGCGGCAACATTGAATAACCTTGGTCCTGGTCTTGGCGAGGTTGCGATGCACTTTGGCGACGTTAATGACAAAGCCAAGTGGGTATTGATCGTGTCTATGTTGTTTGGCCGTTTAGAAATATTCACCTTATTAATTTTATTGACCCCTACGTTTTGGCGTAGCTAA
- a CDS encoding IS630 family transposase (programmed frameshift), which yields MDSLNNTDFKKLASQQKTIQMKVRLLALAHFKEGHSRTQIAKYLKVSRTSVNKWVQVFLEEGLEGLQEKPRTGRPAYLNAEQRKQLSAFIKKEAESPSGGRLVGSDIHDYIVKNFDKYYHPNSIYYLLDHMGFSWITSRSKHPKQSQQIQDDFKKFKIETILKIPGHIGLESVDVWFQDEARFGQQNTTTRLWATRGTRPRVVKQQQFEYAYLFGSVCPERGIGEAIVVPWVNKDIMTNHLEQISKATEKGRHAVVIMDGAGWHTDDIAREFNNVSTIKLPPYSPELNPIEQVWSWLRQHYLANQSFTDYNDIVSKVCRAWNEFLECKDRVTKMSRRDWINLIS from the exons ATGGATAGCCTTAATAATACTGATTTTAAAAAGCTAGCAAGCCAACAAAAAACCATTCAAATGAAGGTTCGCTTGCTAGCACTTGCCCACTTCAAAGAAGGTCACTCGCGCACTCAAATTGCCAAATACCTTAAAGTCAGTCGAACTAGTGTAAACAAATGGGTTCAAGTATTTCTTGAAGAAGGATTGGAAGGGCTTCAAGAAAAACCTCGCACAGGCAGACCTGCATACCTCAATGCAGAACAACGAAAACAACTCAGTGCATTCATTAAGAAAGAAGCAGAGTCCCCTTCAGGCGGGCGCCTTGTCGGGAGCGATATACATGACTACATCGTGAAAAACTTTGATAAATACTACCACCCTAATTCTATCTATTATCTCCTCGACCACATGGGCTTCTCTTGGATAACTTCTCGCTCCAAACACCCTAAACAATCACAGCAAATCCAAGACGATTTT AAAAAATTCAAAATAGAAACGATCCTTAAGATCCCCGGCCATATTGGGCTAGAGAGTGTTGATGTCTGGTTTCAAGACGAAGCTAGGTTTGGCCAACAGAACACAACGACACGTCTTTGGGCGACTCGTGGAACGAGGCCTCGCGTGGTAAAACAACAGCAATTTGAATACGCTTATTTGTTTGGTTCGGTATGCCCTGAAAGAGGAATTGGCGAAGCCATAGTGGTTCCTTGGGTTAACAAGGACATAATGACAAATCACTTAGAGCAGATATCTAAAGCTACTGAAAAAGGACGTCATGCTGTCGTTATAATGGATGGTGCAGGCTGGCATACCGATGATATTGCGAGAGAGTTTAATAACGTCAGTACTATTAAGCTTCCTCCCTACTCGCCAGAGCTTAACCCTATAGAGCAAGTTTGGAGTTGGTTGCGACAACATTATCTAGCGAATCAAAGTTTCACTGATTATAACGACATTGTTTCCAAGGTTTGTCGCGCTTGGAATGAATTTCTTGAGTGCAAAGATCGTGTCACAAAAATGAGCAGAAGGGATTGGATAAACCTGATCAGTTAA